The Magallana gigas chromosome 6, xbMagGiga1.1, whole genome shotgun sequence genome includes the window AATAAAGAATTTCTTAATTAACTTAATAATTGTAAATGTTTTGATATCATTCTAGAGAAAAAGCATTTTTCCAATGGGGACAAATGTTTAAGGATTAATTTCCTACCAGAAAACCTCATTTTCCTATAAACTTTTCTGTTATTGATTGATATATTTTGACTGCAGATTGAAAACAACgctttgttttgaaattcaaaatgtGTCTTTTTTTCAGAGTAAAACTAAAGCATTGTAACAAACGTTCTTTCATTTCGAATAGTGTCAAACTTTTCTGTATAGCTGCATTTCTGCAGCGTCTCattcaaaagtttataaagGTAACCCAATCAATAAGACTTTTAGTGgataatttattcttttttaaacattgtgttGTTTCCTTTGTCAATTTAGGTTCACCTTAAACTTCTGACAGGATGGAAGATTGGCACTGGACCATGCGGTAGATCTTGTCCTCGAAGCCGAACTAGAACAAGTACCATACAGTCAAGGAAAAACATGCTGGATAAAAAAGGCGATGGCTACTTTGGCAACTGGGACATGGAAGTAAGGAAGTCTAGCGGTAACacataccaccaaaacttaacGACAATTGTCAAAACAAACCTAACGGAAAAAGTGGAAAGTGTGAATCCAAGATTGGAATGGGAGCTTGACACTGCTGAGCTCTTTGTACCTATTCCGGACCAAGTTCAATACGTGGATATTATGTAAGCCAATTCTTTATCAATACTTTTTATCAACTACTGATACCAAATTTAGTTAAcaagaaaatctctctctctctctctctctctctctctctctctctctctctctctcaagctTTGGATCAATTTACGACCTTAAGATTGAGTCTtagtaaaatgggtaggcaaacccgggccggggcaaaataaaagccggggcagatcgatatttttcaattttcttttttaataatcaaccaatctcattgaaattttcaggatatgttaCTAATTGATATTactgtattcgctgtaaatatttctGCAAAACAATGTGTATTTAGAAATTAATCGACTATTGTTGATTTCcaagttggtaaaatgggtaggcaaacccgggtCGACATTTTACGGTTTTGTGGATTTATTTAGGGAATAACTGAACATTTCACGTTTAATTCCggtaaattatataaaatactaaTCAGAAATCGTCATTTATTGAACGGAAAGTAATAATTCTTCAATTAATAAGagggttttttaaaagaaaaaccgGGTCATTAAAACCGGATCCGATCGCCCGGGATTAATTACCGGAATTAAACGTGAAATGTTCAGTTTTTACTTAAATTAGTGCATTAGTTATTTCTTTAGGTCACTTCTTAAAATTGTAACTTAGATAAGAAACTGGATTACTCGAATTGCAGATTTGAAGGAAATTCTTGGTTGGAACTTACTGTAAACAAACTGACAAAAGGACCGCCATGGCACTTACAAGTTAAGGTTAACCCACACGAAAGGAGTGATACACTAGGCCCTAATAGAAGTCCAATAGTTCAAATGAAACCATTTTTTAAGTAAGTTGTTCTAAgactattttgtttatatttttttaaataacataaattatatcattaaggCTGATTCACTAGTATTGCAGTAGCAATAAAGCAATCTTAATACCCTCTGCATAGATTGAATAATAAAAGGTTTAAAATGAGctataacattttaaatttaaaacatgaaaaatctATACTCACCTTTTAAATAtagaattcaacattttttttcggTACAGACTTGGCATGAACAGAACTTATGCAATTTCACTCACTGCAATGGATGAAGATGATGACGCAATAAAGTGTCGTTCCTCTCAGTATGTAGAAGCTGGGCCAAAACTCACAAGCCATAGTTTTCACAAAGCTAATGTCGATGCGGTAAGTTTTCGGCGCTCTTCTATCAGTGAATCTTttgttaaatcaaagtactgaagtactgtcgggagttgatttttttttattattatcaattttaaaatcaacgatatgttattttgcctggcaagtagtttctaatctgtatttgaattatgcacatatttataatataaattctGGAACTTTCCGACAATAATTTCGATAAAAAcctcatatgaatcatgttgtgtaatatttaaatatagaattaattccatcaaactgtgtatcagtaTTCAAAATGTTTCCAAAATTGTACAggtctggatccaagcaatattgaactctagtctcgttcaaccagacgctcggttgtctccgttaatatccgactaccaagagagactctttgcttgtcggagatttacggatacAGCGgggcgtctggttgaacgagactttattgaactcaggcgtaggaatacatacaactacaaaaaaaaattaaattgttcgtactttataaaattttcaaggtattcataaatacgtttttttttaaaacaatggtacagcatacagtacaccgaatgtatctattattttcaagatctaggtcttgtcagcggtgatgatttgtgcttaggtcctaacactgtttcactttcggtttgccagagtaactgtataggagagttgattaaagtcaactcccaaaaaccatCCTCATCTATATCAAAGATATAATAGCCTCGATTAATCATAGTAGAGATACTTTTGATGATTTGGTCTGGCTCATGAAAAAAAAGGTGActctaaaaattaaatattatagaataatttgaaaaacagaATGAAATACTATTACAACTAACACTCATTGGGATTTAAATTGAAACACCGGAAAAACAAAGAACATTACTTCAATATGAACATTAAAGGTGCATTTGATTGAGATAGGACTGAAGTGTTCATAACAATTTGAaggcatactctaaaacctggcctggcTTGGCCCCATTGGTCTGGCCTCAAAGTTGGCCTGGCCTCACTTTTGGCCTCAAATATGGCCTGGCcccaaattttggcctggcctcaaaaatTGGCCTCGCCTCAAATTTGGCCTCTACAAAAGTTTTGgcctcaaatttatttttatattttctttacatatttgatgtttttattgatttattttcaatgcacattAAACATCCCTTTTGGTGACTATAGTGTCATAAAGTGATagtgtattaaaaataatagttacaattgtAAATATAGTACTAACAATATTTATCTATGACTACAAGTATGTTGAGTAATCAATTCTAACAGATTTTTATTTAGTCTGATTTAAATTATTAAGAACTTAAGAATGTGATTTGGCCCTGCCATTGTATAACCATGGCATGTTTTTGCAATATATTTAGATCAAACTGCTCTCAGGATTGGGAGTCGTTTACCAACGACttctttgagaaaaaagtaatggAATAGgccaatatttgtttattctaaCCAACATCAAAAATCACAAATGTTCTGCTTTGTTCAAATTCTGATAATGACAATTCCCCATAGGAGAACAATTTTTTCCTAAATTTATAAGCAACACATACATGAAACTCTACTCTGTAATCAGGAGATGATGATTATTGAACATCACTGAGTCTAGTTCTCGAAGGATGCAATGTTGCTGTCGTTCACAAATGCCATTAATTAAATTAGACATGTGAAATGTTAAACGACAGGATAGGCAATGAATCTGACCCCAATGCAGCAGATTAGGGACAGAAAAGgttgatttgtaaacaaacagcAAATTTTAAAGTGCATTACACGGTGATAACAATTTAGTGCTATGTACCAGTTTAGAAATGTTTTGGATATCAATCAGGTCTGtctcttaaaatgatgttttaattttaaatgggAGATAAGAGTGGCAACTTAATCGCTTTAGTATAGGCAAAATCTATTCCTTATAGTAAGAGCAGTGCTGTACATGCATGTCATAggtattttttgtgtgtttagACATGGATGAAAATAATTCAACTTGACAAATCGGTCATCttgtcatatatattttttcatatgattattctataagaatattcaatttcaaaaagaaatcaataacaattcaatctaaatctaagaaaatgagaaaaaaagaaattttaaaatttgaggcaAAAATTTTTGAAGAGGCCAAGTGAGAGGCCAGGCCAATTTTTGAGGCCATGCCAAAATTTAGGGCCAGGCCAATTTTGAGGCCAAAAATGAGGCCAGGCcaactttgaggccaggccaatggGGCCAAGCCAGGCCAGGTTTTTGAGTATGCCCAGTTTGAAGTGtttataacaattatttttatatgtttatatataccatcatcaaaaatttcaaacaatgtttacagtatatttgttaattatttgtatttcgaaaaccatatatattaatgaaaattcaaaaaaaaaataataataattcacGGTAAAAATGTTAGtgcaacttttaaattaaaaaaaaactaaaaaataaattccataATAATTTTTCAGGAATCTTGCACGATTAACATAGACACCACAGATAGCAGTGTATTCTATGAGAACGCTACAGGAGCTATTGCAGTGACTGTCCAAGACTATGCTCGAAAATTGCTTAAGTTGAAAGAGGAGGAAAACCTGATCAATCCGTATGAAAAGGTTTTAAGTGCGGTTACAGTTCAAGTAAGCAACGATTTTCAATGTTACATGTTTATTGTTCATTATTAGATACGGTGTGTccatttatcattaaaaaatagaCAGTGCATATTTCTAAGGTAGTCAAGGTACAACTGatgtgaatttaataattttgattgatctaaaCTACTTTAAGTTCCTACCTACAAGAGCCAGTGAATAGTcacttaataaataaatatcttatatttgaaacaattttgaagaagagttatttatatttaaactacTTTAAGTTCCTACCTATAAGAGGCAGAGAATAGTCACTTAATAAATGAATATCTTATATTTGAAACTATTTTGAAGattagttatttatattttaaaagatatacttTTTCAAGTATTTTTCTTGTATATGTTAACAATTtggtcttattttttaattctgaaCAATTGTCATTTGATTAACCGATGAAAACCATGGATTACCTTAAGGTTTTCAACTCGTCACGTTGCATCTCCTCTGCGCACATATCATCAATCTATAAATTCTATTCTATatctttgttaaaaattgttgtttttttaatacaaacgATTATTTTATCATCATTGCACAACATTAATCAAGAAAATCCATCTAAAcctttaaaacataaacaagcATCTTTatctccctccccccccccactctctctccccccccccccccccgctagACATTACATGTAAAGCTATCTTTCTTTACGCAAACAAActtgtaaaatgtattaaacaTATTATGTAGGTCTTGTTTAAGGCTTACAAATCAATATTATTTGACGGCTATCAGCGTTATAGCATGcaactatattttttaaaatcaaatggttTTAGTCTTTTCGTGATGTTTTAAGTTGAGACTatcagaaaatacatgtaatgcttGTAATTTCAAAAATAGGGATGGGTTAAATTTTATCGTTAAATGCAAAGACAATGACCAGGAATCTTATACATCTTATAAAGAACATATTAATTTGTTAGATTTCTTTCAGAAATTAAGCTTTCACAATTTGTTctatttgataaacaaaatcgATAAAGTTTAAAGAGTTTATTTAATCAGTTTTTTTTCAtagaattgtaaaattaccatgcagaaatgaattttttttaactgattaTAGACATTTAAACTATAAACTATTTTCAGAAATACTATATAAGATTTCCAAACAAATTCTCTGAgttgaatttattaaaaaaccaGAAAACTGAAATTGTCATGAAAAGTTATTTTGCCAGTAAAGGgtgtttattcaataaaaaatatctattttgcATGGCAAAAAGGTGGTCGTGGAATTAAAAGATATTGTAGAGGACATCGttatgaaaaggaaaaaaaaatatcattggcAAATGATTGCACACTCTATCATCTTGTTCCTCTTTAAAACATGGGTTGTTGTTATTATTTCACTGAGTTTCAAATACAGGCGACGGACGTCTATACAGCAAAATATGCTTTTTTGTGCAAAAAGgtaaaattaaatgcaaatagCACTAAGAACAAAAACACCAAacccatttttagctcacctgagctgaaagctcaatgagctattctgatcacattttgtctgtcgtcggtctgtccgtaaacttttcacattttcaacatcttcttaAGAACTAATGGGCCAATTTCAAGAAAACTTGGCACatatcatccttaggcaaaggggattcaaagttgtgaaaattaagggtcacacattttttcaaggggagataattaaaaattaattaaaagttttgagaaattttcaaaaatcttcatctcaatAACCAtaatgccaggaaagctgaaacttgtgtggaaccaTCCTCAGGGATTGTAgagttgggccacaatggggggtcgaagttttacaaaggaatatatttagtaaatctttaaaaatctttttctcaaaaactaatcagccaagaaagttgaaacttgtgtggaagcatcctcaggtagtgtagattcaaagttgtgaaaatcatgacccccgggggtagggtggggccacaatggggggtcgaagttttacataggaatatatagaataaatctttaaaatcttcttctcagaaactaatcagccaggaaagctgtaacttgtgttgaagcatcctcaggtagtgtaggttcaaagttgtgaaaatcattacccctTAGGGTAAGGTGaagccacaatagggggtcgaagttttacataggaatatatagagtaaatctttaaaatcttcttcttagaaactaatcagccaggaaagctgaaacttgtgtggaagcatcctcaggttatttagattcaaagctgtgaaaatcatgatcttgGGGGTCAGGgggggccataatggggggggggtcaaagttttacataggaatatttagagtaaatctttataaataagctgaaacttgtgtggaagcattctcaggtagtgtagattcaaagttgtgaaaatcatgatccctgggggtagggtaggccacaatggggggtcgaagttttacataggaatatttagagtaaatctttaaaaatcttcttccatGAAAccaatcagctaggaaagctgaaacttgtgtggaagcatcctcaggtagtgtagattcaaagttgtaaaaatcatattccccaggggtagggtggggcacaatggagggtcgaagttttacataggaatatatagagtaaatatttaaaattctttatatcagaaactaatcagccaggaaagctgaaacttgtgtggaagtattctcaggtagtgtagattcaaagttgtgaaaatcatgatccctgtgggtagggtggggccacattgggggggggtgttaaagttttacataggaatatatagagtaaatctttaaaaatctttttctcagaaactaatcagccagatgattctttataattgttaagactttggctccaggacaattcttcggcttcacaagaaggttcagagtttggtgtagctttatatcccatataaaaaacaattgttaaggatctttttgagaactgcagtactcaacatgtgatatgactataaaatcatcctgttagaaaagggactaatgatgataaacataagaatatccaggggggaattggattttatttatacaggatctacatgcattattgtacattgtccagattgtctgtattatgactccattaagctgatttaatcatacctattgttcctcaggtgagcgatgtggcccatgggcctcttgtttcccTTTGCAGCATGAagtatgttttgtttacagattCCATTTACATGTTTCTCAATAAATTTTTTTGCAACCATATTTTAGGTAAATGAAATTTTCATCTTAAATGGTAACAGTAATGAAAGGTACCAGAGTAATTTAGAATTTCCATAATGATCAATCCTCAAAATTATTCATGACAGTGTcacattttaaatatacatcGTTAATATACTCGTGCATTCATGATCAGTACTTGATAGGCGTATTCTATAAGCCTTTGTATGTATTATTTCTATTCATTACAGTTTTTTGTATTCATTGTTGAGCATGCTGACGAACCAATCTTTGTACTTCCAACTCATCCAAACCAACAGACCTTTATAATCTACGTTGGGGTCGAGTTTACAGTAGATTTTTTTGCAAGACCAACGGCACCTGATGCAAACAGGTATCTTCGGGCACTAAAacaatttaatgataaaattaatttataaacaataagcATATGTATATGCCTTTGATAACAATACAAAGGATCAACTGTCTATTACAATTGAATTGACCTTTAGGGCCGGTATTGGTTTCAGTCCTTATAAATACCATATCCATATCCGTTCCACTTCTTGATTTTAGGACATACACAGTAAACTCTTGGGTTCTAGTACTCATAATCTATAGTGATTGAAAAAAcgcaaaattttcaattttttttcaaaacgttcatgATATTTTCTCAAGTAAATGTAAACATGGCGGTAAAGAAGTTGCTAATCCCGTTAGTGTGCATACATCCTTTTACAACTACTCATTTTGGAGATGATATATTTAATTTCGAAAAATGTCATTGgtgtaagaaatgcaaattgtataaaaatagaaattttagAAGTTGTGTCGATACTGAATTGTAGCCctacagtttaaaaaagatgaGATTATAGAATATTGTCagttattaatttaaacaagGGCAATGCTTGTTACCAATTGTCTAACTGACCCATCTACATTTTTTCCAATCTATAAACCTTCCTCCCGCATTTTTGGCATAAAATGTCACCAATGCACACGATCTTTGGATAGAAAGAACTGCCTCTTCTTTGCAGTTTGCAGTCCCACAGTTGTACCATTTCCCATAAATATTCTTCATGGAAAGGCAAACGCAAAAAAATTGCTgggcatgattttttttacatggacCTGTTTCGAGTGACAAAAAGTGAAGGATTTTTGTCCTCAAACAAAGCGTGTATAGTTACGGTTGACTGCTTTTAGTTCAGTACATATTTTGTCATAATTGTTTTCCATTGGAAGAGCAATTGTTCATTAaagtcaagatctagtaaatgattcctgACTTTgctgctagaaccattatgacgtcataaatgtCAAATAGACAATCCGTTTCTAGGCACCCCGTTCTAGAAAGTTTTTTTCCATTAATACTAAAATCGTCTTAATTGTTCcatttttgtattaatttttgtattaaTGGAATTCCGATCCAAGGCATCTGCCCGCGATGCATGATGAGATTGTCCTACACTTTTTGTTAAGTAGTTaatccgcgttcttggttaccccgttctggaaaatTCTATCCTATTCTCTCGCC containing:
- the LOC136276383 gene encoding uncharacterized protein; amino-acid sequence: MSLLLVFFLSLSGCLAVDNPIFYGGSMSFSIFHDDRDNTDKVHLKLLTGWKIGTGPCGRSCPRSRTRTSTIQSRKNMLDKKGDGYFGNWDMEVRKSSGNTYHQNLTTIVKTNLTEKVESVNPRLEWELDTAELFVPIPDQVQYVDIIFEGNSWLELTVNKLTKGPPWHLQVKVNPHERSDTLGPNRSPIVQMKPFFKLGMNRTYAISLTAMDEDDDAIKCRSSQYVEAGPKLTSHSFHKANVDAESCTINIDTTDSSVFYENATGAIAVTVQDYARKLLKLKEEENLINPYEKVLSAVTVQFFVFIVEHADEPIFVLPTHPNQQTFIIYVGVEFTVDFFARPTAPDANRKIELFDVTRTGGRETNQTDIKFSTNRTAKITVSWIPVGADLGKDILCARVEDNEGFESINLHCFTILIKPYTPHPQTPLQNSRLLR